Part of the Calditerrivibrio sp. genome is shown below.
TGCTTTTGATAACGTTTTTAGAATTCGTGATGATCTTGCAAAACACACTAATCTTGATAAAGCAATTGAAAATACCAGAAAGGCCTACGTACAGATAGAAGAAGCCAACAAAGGTTTTGAAGTAATTAAACAGAAAATTGCCTTTGAATCAGCAAAAGAGTTAGATGTTGCGATGAAGACCGTCATAAAAGAGTTTAATGAGTTGAAAACAGCTGTAGAAAAAAAAGATACACAGAAAGCTTTAGAGATAATTGAGGTATTATCAGATGATGTTGAAAATTTAAAAGAAGCTATCCTTGTCGTCGTGGATGACATACAATTTAGTACAAAAGACTTTTACGATGAATCTAAATATATTTTCAAAAAATCTATATTTGTCCTAACAAGTGCCATCGTTATTGCTGTTTTATTATTCATCATAATAAGTATCTTCCTGGATAGATCTGTCATAAAACCAATAAACAACACAACAAGCATGTTAAAAGATATCGCAGAAGGTGAAGGGGATCTTACAAAAGAGATTATAACAAGGAAATGTGAAAAAGATGAAATATGCCAGTTAGCCACATATTTTAATAATTTTGTTGCTAAACTAGGAAATATCATTAAGGATCTTAGGGATTATGCAAACGAAAATAGTACTGAAACAAAATCTATATCAACAATGATGGAAGAATTAGATAAAACCGCAAGCTCCTTAAACGATATAGTTTCCTCACTATCTTCAGCTATAGAAGAGATGAATGCAAATGTAAGAACAATAGCAGACAATTCAAACCATCTCACTGAAATGTCGGAAGAGGTAAGCAATTCCGTTACAATAGGGAGTAAAAATGTTGATGAAAGTATCAAAAGAATTACAAAGATAGGTAATGAAACCAATAACCTTTTAGATCTTTTTACAAAGTTCAACGAAAACGTTAAAAAAATCGAAGAAGTAGTCATAGTAATAAACGATATAGCAGATCAAACAAACCTGTTAGCTCTGAATGCAGCAATAGAAGCAGCACGTGCAGGAGAACATGGTAGAGGCTTTGCTGTCGTAGCTGATGAAGTAAGAAAATTAGCAGGCAAAACATCCGACTCAACAAAAGAGATCGAAAATATCGCAAGAAGCATTAGTAAAGAATCCCAATCAGTTCAAAACAGTATAGAAAACGTCAATCAAGAGGTGGAAATGGGTGTTGAAAAAATTAGTGAGTTAAAAGGTGTTTTTGGTCGTATATCAGAAAACATAGCAAACCTTAAGAATAAGATAAATAACATCAATATATCAATAAATGAACAATCATCAGCCATGAATGAGTTGGCTGTACAAACAAACCAGGTCACATTAAGCACCCAAGAGATCAAATCTGCTATAGATAATGGTGTCCAATCAATAGAAACTCTTGAACAAACAGTCGAGAAGATGAATAAAATCGTCAGAATGTTTAAAATAAAAGATTAAACACATCAATATAAAACTACGGGCAGCCTTTGCTGCCTTTTATTCTTTAATTAACCCTTTGAATTTTATTATTTTTATATTATAATCAAAAAGCAAAAGGTTGGAGGAAGATATGGATAATGAAAAATTAAAAGCATTAGAAGCAGCTTTATCCAAAATAGAAAAAGACTTTGGCAAAGGCGCCGTAATGAAGCTTGGAGATAAGGCCATAGAAAAACCGCCCGTGATCCCAACAGGTATACTTACATTAGATGCAGCTCTTGGAATTGGAGGTGTTCCGAGGGGAAGGATCATCGAAATCTTCGGTAGCGAATCAAGTGGTAAAACCACCGTTGCCTTTCATATCATTGCCGAAGCACAAAAATTAGGTGGGATTGCCGCCTTTATAGATGCGGAACATGCAATGGACCCGGTATATGCAAAAGCTATTGGTGTTGATGTGGATAACCTTCTAGTAAGTCAACCGGATAACGGTGAAGCAGCCCTTGACATTGCAGAGACACTAGTAAGAAGTGGTGCTGTTGATATAATTGTTATTGACTCCGTTGCGGCCCTTACACCAAAAGCAGAGATCGAAGGGGAAATGGGAGACTCTTTCATGGGTTTACAGGCAAGACTAATGAGTCAAGCACTAAGAAAGCTAACAGCTATAGTCAATAAATCAAAAACAGTACTAATATTCATAAATCAAACAAGACAAAAAATCGGTGTAACCTATGGTAACCCTGAGACAACTACAGGTGGTAATGCCCTGAAATTTTATGCTACCATCAGGATAGAGGTAAAAAAGGCTGGACAGCTAAAGGATAAAGAGGAAAATGTAGGAAGCGAAACCATAGCAAAAGTGGTCAAAAACAAGGTTGCACCACCTTTTAAACAAGCCAAATTTGATATCCTTTATGGTACCGGCGTGTCTAAGGAAGGTATTATCATAGATTTGGGTGTAGAAGAGGGGCTGATAGGAAAATCTGGAGCATGGTTTAGTTATAAAGACACAAAAATAGGTCAGGGTAAAGAAAACGCAAGAACCTTTCTAAAAGATAACCCAGAGATCATGAAAGAGATCGAATCCGAAATAAGAAAAAAACTGGGTTTACCTATCCTTGAAAACTGATGGTTACACAAGGAGTGAACAGTGATAGATGATATATTAAAATCTGCTTTCATTAAAAAAGCTTCCGATATACATCTTAAAGCAGGAAAAAACCCTATTTTTAGGATAAATGGACAACTCATCCCGTCAATCGATTTCCCCAAGCTCACCCCTGAGGATACAATAAAAATAGCAGGCACAATTATGAGTAACCATGTCAAAGCAAAGTTTAAAGAGCAGTTTGAAGCTGATTTCTCTTACAGTGTAGCTGGTGTTGGACGTTTTAGGGTAAATGCATATATTCAAAGGGGAACGGTGGCTCTCGTTTTTAGAACCATACCTCAGGAAATACCATCTTTAGATAGTTTGGGTCTTCCCCCTGTGATCTCAAAAATTGCCGAAGAGCAAAGGGGTCTCATCCTTGTTACAGGTACCACGGGTAGTGGAAAGTCAACAACCTTAGCAGGTATGATAGACTATATCAATTCCCACGACGATGTTAACATCATCACCATAGAAGACCCAATAGAATTTTTACATAAAGATAAAAAATCTATAATATCCCAAAGGGAGATAGGCACAGATACCCTATCTTTTTCAGAAGCACTAAAAAGATCACTTAGACAGGATCCAGATGTTATCCTGGTTGGTGAAATGAGAGACTTAGAGACAATAGAAACAGCCCTCCATGCAGCAGAAACCGGCCATCTGGTTATGAGCACCCTTCATACCTTAGATGCACCAGAGACTATAAACAGAATAATTTCCATGTTCCCCCCCTATCATCAAAAACAGATAAGAATCCAACTGGCCTCGGTACTAAAAGCGATTATTTCCATGAGACTTGTACAAAGAAAGGATGGAACGGGAAGGGTTCCTGCTGTAGAGGTTATGATTAATACTGCTACTATTAAGGAGTGCATAATAGATAAAGACAAAACCCAGATGATAAATGACTATATAGAACAGGGAAAATCTGTATATGGTAGCCAGAGTTTTGATCAATCCTTGTATGATCTGTATAAAGCAGATCTGGTCACCCTTGAAGAAGCACTCAAATATGTCAAACGTCCTGATGATTTCAAACTGAAAATAAAAGGTATCAGCAGTTCTTCAGATACTTGGGGAGTTGATGACAGATAAAGTTTTTTCCTATGCTATAAAGCTTTTAAGTAGAAAAGACTATTTTGAGTCAGAATTAAAGGAAAAACTAAAAAGCAGATTTGATAATGTAGATATAGATTATGCGTTAAAAAAATTAAAAGATTTAGGCTACTTAGATGATAACAAAACTAAACAAAATTATATAAGATCCCAATCTAAAAAAGGGTTTGGGCAGTATCTTATCAAAAGAAAACTATTAGAAAAAGGTATCGAAGTTGATGTTGTCGAAATCGACGATTACATAATAGAAGATGATCTAAAAAAGAAAATTAAAAGTAAATATTATAAATATCAAAGAGATAAAGAAAAGACTATTGCTTATTTTTATAGAAAAGGTTACCCTTATGAAAGAATAAAGACTCTACTTTCGGAGGTTTTAGAAGATGAAAGTGATTTTTCTTAAAGATGTCAAAGGTGTTGCCAAAGCCGAAGAGGTAAAAGAGGTAAAAGAGGGGTATGCGAGAAACTATCTTTTTAAAAATAATCTTGCCATAGAAGCCACCGAGGC
Proteins encoded:
- a CDS encoding type IV pilus twitching motility protein PilT; protein product: MIDDILKSAFIKKASDIHLKAGKNPIFRINGQLIPSIDFPKLTPEDTIKIAGTIMSNHVKAKFKEQFEADFSYSVAGVGRFRVNAYIQRGTVALVFRTIPQEIPSLDSLGLPPVISKIAEEQRGLILVTGTTGSGKSTTLAGMIDYINSHDDVNIITIEDPIEFLHKDKKSIISQREIGTDTLSFSEALKRSLRQDPDVILVGEMRDLETIETALHAAETGHLVMSTLHTLDAPETINRIISMFPPYHQKQIRIQLASVLKAIISMRLVQRKDGTGRVPAVEVMINTATIKECIIDKDKTQMINDYIEQGKSVYGSQSFDQSLYDLYKADLVTLEEALKYVKRPDDFKLKIKGISSSSDTWGVDDR
- a CDS encoding RecX family transcriptional regulator encodes the protein MTDKVFSYAIKLLSRKDYFESELKEKLKSRFDNVDIDYALKKLKDLGYLDDNKTKQNYIRSQSKKGFGQYLIKRKLLEKGIEVDVVEIDDYIIEDDLKKKIKSKYYKYQRDKEKTIAYFYRKGYPYERIKTLLSEVLEDESDFS
- the recA gene encoding recombinase RecA, whose amino-acid sequence is MDNEKLKALEAALSKIEKDFGKGAVMKLGDKAIEKPPVIPTGILTLDAALGIGGVPRGRIIEIFGSESSGKTTVAFHIIAEAQKLGGIAAFIDAEHAMDPVYAKAIGVDVDNLLVSQPDNGEAALDIAETLVRSGAVDIIVIDSVAALTPKAEIEGEMGDSFMGLQARLMSQALRKLTAIVNKSKTVLIFINQTRQKIGVTYGNPETTTGGNALKFYATIRIEVKKAGQLKDKEENVGSETIAKVVKNKVAPPFKQAKFDILYGTGVSKEGIIIDLGVEEGLIGKSGAWFSYKDTKIGQGKENARTFLKDNPEIMKEIESEIRKKLGLPILEN
- a CDS encoding methyl-accepting chemotaxis protein → MSVRFRLALSFIIMFLIILFISIYSFQQIKRNNFFVENIYKEKMKSIENMFRFYRNATNAFDNVFRIRDDLAKHTNLDKAIENTRKAYVQIEEANKGFEVIKQKIAFESAKELDVAMKTVIKEFNELKTAVEKKDTQKALEIIEVLSDDVENLKEAILVVVDDIQFSTKDFYDESKYIFKKSIFVLTSAIVIAVLLFIIISIFLDRSVIKPINNTTSMLKDIAEGEGDLTKEIITRKCEKDEICQLATYFNNFVAKLGNIIKDLRDYANENSTETKSISTMMEELDKTASSLNDIVSSLSSAIEEMNANVRTIADNSNHLTEMSEEVSNSVTIGSKNVDESIKRITKIGNETNNLLDLFTKFNENVKKIEEVVIVINDIADQTNLLALNAAIEAARAGEHGRGFAVVADEVRKLAGKTSDSTKEIENIARSISKESQSVQNSIENVNQEVEMGVEKISELKGVFGRISENIANLKNKINNINISINEQSSAMNELAVQTNQVTLSTQEIKSAIDNGVQSIETLEQTVEKMNKIVRMFKIKD